One genomic region from Erythrobacter mangrovi encodes:
- a CDS encoding CAP domain-containing protein, which produces MSRMKKWVAPFLSAVGMACATSVAMAASGSAPLAPANPQLARRILATHNAERERLHLPALRWNGKLEREAAQWAQSLSQRGVVQHDSDGARNGTGENLWMGTAGYWMVEDIVEMFIAEKANFHSGTFPHISRTGNWADVGHYSQVVWRDTREVGCALVTGRGNDVLVCRYWPAGNVWG; this is translated from the coding sequence ATGAGCAGGATGAAGAAGTGGGTTGCGCCATTTCTGAGCGCGGTGGGCATGGCTTGTGCCACGAGCGTAGCCATGGCTGCAAGCGGCTCTGCACCACTGGCCCCTGCTAACCCGCAGCTCGCCAGACGGATCCTCGCCACTCACAATGCTGAGCGCGAGCGGCTGCATTTGCCCGCACTGCGCTGGAACGGCAAGCTTGAACGCGAGGCCGCACAATGGGCCCAATCCCTCTCGCAACGGGGCGTGGTGCAGCACGATTCTGACGGCGCGCGCAATGGCACCGGAGAGAACCTGTGGATGGGTACCGCAGGGTATTGGATGGTCGAGGACATCGTCGAGATGTTCATCGCGGAAAAAGCGAACTTCCATTCCGGCACGTTCCCGCACATTTCGAGAACCGGCAATTGGGCCGATGTCGGCCACTATTCGCAAGTGGTATGGCGCGATACGCGGGAGGTTGGCTGCGCGCTCGTGACCGGCCGCGGCAATGACGTGCTGGTTTGCCGCTACTGGCCTGCGGGCAATGTGTGGGGCTAG
- a CDS encoding YraN family protein, with translation MKRQIAEKSGRDGETRAAFWLRAKGWQILDRRVKTPVGEIDLVARRGKLVAFVEVKWRKRRGELDHAIDEYRLARVAAAVEAVAHRYAQNGEDLRIDVILLAPGAFPRHIANAWQP, from the coding sequence ATGAAGCGCCAGATTGCCGAGAAAAGCGGGCGGGATGGTGAGACGCGTGCCGCATTCTGGCTCCGCGCGAAAGGCTGGCAGATTCTCGATCGGAGGGTGAAGACCCCCGTTGGCGAGATCGATTTGGTAGCACGGCGTGGCAAGCTCGTCGCATTCGTTGAGGTCAAGTGGCGCAAGCGGCGGGGGGAGCTCGACCATGCGATTGACGAATACCGCCTGGCACGAGTGGCCGCAGCGGTCGAAGCGGTGGCGCATCGCTATGCGCAGAACGGCGAGGACCTAAGGATCGACGTTATCCTCCTTGCGCCGGGCGCCTTCCCTCGCCACATCGCCAACGCTTGGCAGCCTTGA
- the hrcA gene encoding heat-inducible transcriptional repressor HrcA — MNSPPLTDLSDRAREIFRLVVEGYLESGVPVGSKTLAGEGALNLSPASIRNVLADLEARGLLAAPHTSAGRMPTETGLRLFVDAMMQVAEPTREERAAIEQRLSEPGPIERALEETSALLSDLSGAAGMVMVPRREPRLAQVSLAALDANRVLAVLVGEDGHIENRVLALSPGAFGASLEQASNYLTARTAGRTLAEAAQAIATEIAGGRTALDEASRDLVQRGIAVWTEDAASRPVLIVRGQANLLDEAALSDIERVRSLLDDLESKQSVAELLERARRADSMRIFIGSENRLFSLSGSSVIASPYRDREGRVVGVLGVIGPTRLNYARVVPMVDFTARSLGKRIG, encoded by the coding sequence ATGAATTCGCCGCCGCTCACCGACCTCAGCGACCGTGCCCGCGAGATTTTCCGTCTCGTGGTGGAGGGCTATCTCGAAAGCGGCGTTCCGGTCGGCTCGAAAACGCTGGCGGGGGAGGGTGCGCTCAACCTGTCACCGGCATCGATACGCAACGTGCTGGCCGACCTCGAGGCGCGCGGACTGCTGGCAGCGCCGCACACGAGCGCCGGACGCATGCCGACCGAAACCGGACTGCGCCTGTTCGTCGACGCGATGATGCAGGTCGCCGAGCCAACCCGCGAGGAACGCGCGGCGATCGAGCAGCGTCTGTCCGAACCCGGCCCGATCGAACGCGCCTTGGAAGAAACCAGCGCCCTGCTGTCCGATCTGTCCGGCGCGGCTGGCATGGTCATGGTTCCACGGCGTGAACCGCGGCTGGCGCAAGTCTCACTTGCCGCGCTTGACGCCAATCGCGTGCTCGCAGTCCTGGTGGGCGAAGACGGGCATATCGAGAACCGCGTGCTAGCGCTGTCACCGGGCGCGTTCGGTGCCTCGCTCGAACAGGCCAGCAATTACCTGACCGCGCGCACAGCCGGTCGCACACTGGCGGAAGCGGCGCAGGCCATCGCAACGGAGATCGCGGGTGGCCGTACAGCGCTTGACGAGGCCAGTCGCGACCTCGTCCAGCGAGGTATTGCCGTGTGGACCGAGGATGCCGCGAGCCGTCCCGTTTTGATCGTACGGGGGCAGGCGAATCTGCTCGACGAGGCAGCTCTGTCCGATATTGAACGGGTTCGCAGTCTCCTCGACGACCTTGAAAGCAAGCAGTCCGTCGCCGAACTGCTGGAGCGCGCGCGCCGCGCCGATTCCATGCGGATATTCATCGGCAGCGAGAACCGCTTGTTCTCGCTTTCAGGCTCCTCTGTCATCGCTTCGCCCTATCGCGACCGCGAGGGAAGGGTAGTTGGTGTACTGGGTGTGATCGGCCCCACGCGGTTGAATTACGCGCGCGTCGTCCCCATGGTGGATTTCACCGCCCGCTCGCTGGGCAAGAGAATAGGCTGA
- the rsmI gene encoding 16S rRNA (cytidine(1402)-2'-O)-methyltransferase produces MSDPHLPEDSLDPGLYIVATPIGNLGDITLRAIEVLRGCDAVACEDTRVTGKLLRHLGISKPLWRYDDHSEHRDRNRLVESMRTRAVALVSDAGTPLVSDPGYRLVNDCRAEGIPITAAPGACAAVMGLSLSGLPNDRFLFAGFLPAKDKARREMLEELSVVDTTLVFYETAPRLLKSLESIRAILPDREVAVGRELTKLHEEMRRGLPDGLMAYYEANPPRGEIVLLVGPPPVRVMSKADGDTLLAEALETMKPSQAAAHVAKSTGLDRKALYARALELRHE; encoded by the coding sequence GTGAGCGATCCCCACCTCCCCGAAGATAGCCTCGATCCGGGGCTCTATATCGTTGCGACCCCGATCGGCAACCTTGGCGACATAACCTTGCGCGCGATCGAGGTGCTGCGCGGCTGCGACGCTGTAGCCTGCGAAGATACGCGCGTCACCGGCAAGCTGCTGAGGCATCTCGGCATCTCCAAGCCACTGTGGCGCTATGACGATCATAGCGAGCATCGTGACCGCAATCGCCTGGTTGAGTCGATGCGAACACGCGCAGTCGCATTGGTCAGCGATGCGGGTACTCCCCTCGTCAGCGACCCCGGGTATCGCCTGGTCAACGACTGCCGGGCAGAGGGCATACCGATCACCGCGGCTCCTGGAGCCTGTGCCGCAGTGATGGGTCTTTCGCTGTCCGGCCTTCCCAACGACCGGTTCCTGTTCGCGGGTTTCCTGCCCGCCAAGGACAAGGCGCGCCGCGAAATGTTGGAGGAATTGTCCGTCGTCGATACCACGCTGGTTTTCTACGAAACGGCACCGCGCCTGCTCAAATCGCTGGAATCGATCCGTGCGATCCTGCCCGATCGCGAGGTTGCTGTGGGCCGGGAACTGACAAAGCTGCACGAGGAAATGCGCCGTGGCCTGCCTGACGGGTTGATGGCCTATTATGAGGCCAATCCACCCAGGGGGGAAATCGTCCTGCTGGTTGGCCCGCCGCCAGTGCGTGTGATGTCGAAAGCGGACGGGGATACGCTGTTGGCCGAGGCTCTTGAGACGATGAAGCCTTCGCAGGCAGCCGCCCATGTGGCCAAGTCTACCGGTCTCGACCGCAAGGCTCTCTACGCCCGGGCGCTGGAATTGCGCCACGAATGA
- a CDS encoding tyrosine recombinase XerC, translated as MSRTDLLEAWHHHLALARRRSPHTVRAYAKAAERLLVGLGFDNWDDVADVTATRLRSHIAARRADGLSNASAARELSAIKGFIAFARVQAGRESTEPPRLRGPRVKKGLPRPVTPDDALALAETVEAIALEDWTGARDRAVLLLLYGAGMRIAEALSLTGADYPLGERLTVTGKGGKQRVVPILPIVRDAVAEYVRRCPWTLGKEGPLFRGARGGPLGQGMVQKATARARKALGLPDTATPHALRHSFATHLLGAGADLRSLQELLGHASLGSTQIYTKVDAATLLDTYRNAHPRERD; from the coding sequence ATGAGCCGCACCGACCTGCTCGAGGCATGGCACCACCATCTGGCCCTCGCCCGCCGACGCTCACCGCATACCGTGCGCGCCTATGCCAAAGCAGCGGAACGTCTTTTGGTTGGACTTGGCTTCGACAACTGGGATGACGTCGCGGACGTCACGGCGACACGGCTGCGCTCGCATATCGCTGCTCGGCGAGCTGATGGCTTGTCGAATGCCTCTGCGGCACGGGAGCTATCGGCGATCAAGGGCTTCATCGCTTTCGCCAGAGTACAGGCGGGGCGCGAAAGCACTGAACCGCCCCGCCTCCGTGGGCCACGGGTCAAGAAGGGCCTGCCCCGCCCCGTCACGCCGGACGATGCACTGGCCTTGGCAGAAACGGTCGAGGCGATTGCCTTGGAAGACTGGACCGGTGCGCGCGACCGTGCCGTGCTGCTCTTGCTGTACGGTGCCGGAATGCGGATCGCCGAGGCACTTTCGCTGACGGGTGCCGATTATCCACTGGGTGAGCGTCTCACGGTAACCGGTAAGGGTGGCAAGCAGAGGGTCGTCCCGATCCTGCCGATCGTCCGGGATGCCGTGGCTGAGTATGTTCGGCGCTGTCCCTGGACTCTCGGCAAGGAGGGGCCCCTGTTTCGCGGAGCGCGCGGTGGCCCGCTTGGTCAAGGGATGGTGCAGAAGGCGACCGCAAGAGCGCGCAAGGCACTTGGTCTGCCCGACACCGCGACGCCCCATGCCTTGCGCCACAGCTTTGCGACCCACCTGCTCGGTGCCGGGGCGGACCTGCGGAGCCTCCAGGAATTGCTTGGCCATGCAAGCCTCGGCTCGACACAGATCTACACCAAGGTCGATGCGGCGACCCTGCTCGACACCTATCGCAACGCGCATCCGCGTGAGCGTGACTAA
- the hemW gene encoding radical SAM family heme chaperone HemW, with amino-acid sequence MARALYIHWPFCLAKCPYCDFNSHVRANADITAWEAALLADMRHEAAADKSEESLASIFFGGGTPSLMPPALVSRLLTEAEALWGFEADIEITLEANPSSVEAANFAMLATSGVNRVSLGVQSLRDEVLQFLGRLHGVDEALRAVEAAQRHFDRVSIDLIYARPGQTEAEWSQELGDALALGTDHLSLYQLTIEPATRFATDVRRGVFTPLDDDHAADLFAVTRDMTSAHGLPAYEVSNHARLGQESRHNLTYWRYQGYVGIGPGAHGRRGNVATVRHKKPENFLAAVTSEGHGIAEARDLDRREQASEALLMGLRLAEGIDLDALARSFGVTQPDLIDDAKLALYRDLGLVWETSGRIGVTSQGMPLLDALLGELVRAELVTP; translated from the coding sequence TTGGCTCGCGCACTTTATATTCATTGGCCTTTCTGTCTCGCAAAGTGCCCCTATTGCGACTTCAACAGCCATGTGCGCGCCAACGCCGACATAACCGCATGGGAAGCCGCGCTACTCGCCGACATGCGGCATGAAGCAGCTGCGGACAAATCTGAAGAATCACTAGCAAGTATCTTTTTTGGTGGCGGAACTCCATCGCTTATGCCGCCTGCGTTGGTCTCGCGGCTGCTGACCGAAGCGGAGGCCCTGTGGGGTTTCGAAGCGGACATCGAAATAACCCTCGAGGCCAACCCATCGTCGGTCGAAGCAGCGAATTTCGCCATGCTTGCAACGTCCGGGGTGAATAGAGTTTCCCTCGGGGTGCAGTCACTTCGCGATGAGGTGCTGCAATTTCTCGGCAGGCTTCACGGGGTCGATGAAGCGCTCCGCGCCGTCGAAGCCGCGCAGCGCCATTTCGATCGTGTATCGATCGATCTCATCTATGCACGACCTGGCCAGACCGAAGCGGAGTGGAGCCAGGAACTCGGTGATGCCCTTGCGTTGGGGACCGACCACCTGTCGCTCTACCAGTTGACGATCGAGCCCGCGACGCGGTTCGCGACCGACGTTCGGCGCGGCGTATTCACTCCGCTGGACGATGATCATGCGGCAGACCTCTTCGCCGTCACGCGCGACATGACGTCGGCTCATGGCTTGCCGGCTTACGAAGTGAGCAATCACGCCAGGCTGGGGCAGGAGAGTCGTCACAACCTCACTTACTGGCGTTACCAGGGTTATGTCGGCATCGGTCCCGGGGCACATGGGCGACGCGGCAACGTCGCGACGGTTCGTCACAAGAAGCCGGAGAACTTCCTCGCTGCCGTGACGTCGGAAGGTCACGGCATCGCGGAGGCGCGAGATCTCGATCGGCGTGAGCAGGCTTCGGAAGCCTTGCTGATGGGCCTACGGCTCGCCGAAGGGATTGATCTAGACGCTTTGGCCCGGAGCTTCGGCGTCACGCAGCCGGACTTGATCGATGATGCAAAGCTTGCGCTTTATCGCGACCTTGGACTGGTTTGGGAGACATCGGGACGAATTGGCGTCACGTCGCAAGGCATGCCCTTGCTCGATGCGCTGCTCGGCGAACTGGTCCGCGCGGAACTGGTGACGCCATGA
- a CDS encoding DedA family protein: MNTFILETIAAGGYVGIFVLMALENIFPPLPSEIIMGFGGVLVARGQMAFLPLLIIGTVGTTVGNYFWYWIGRRWNESDLRRFIDAYGRWLTFEWADFEKARRRFRRNGEWIVFLLRFSPFLRTIISLPAGLAHMHIGRFLLFTFLGSLVWNGALIAGGSSLAHLMTPYETAAGWVVGGFLGAGVLWYLYRVITWKPRVDAG, translated from the coding sequence GTGAACACTTTCATTCTCGAGACCATCGCCGCGGGCGGTTACGTCGGCATTTTCGTGCTGATGGCGCTGGAGAACATCTTCCCGCCCTTGCCCTCGGAAATCATCATGGGCTTCGGGGGTGTGCTCGTCGCGCGTGGCCAGATGGCATTTCTGCCCCTGCTGATCATCGGAACCGTCGGCACCACGGTCGGAAATTACTTCTGGTACTGGATCGGTCGTCGTTGGAACGAGAGCGATCTGCGCCGGTTCATCGATGCTTATGGCCGGTGGCTGACCTTCGAATGGGCAGACTTTGAAAAAGCGCGCCGACGTTTCCGGCGCAATGGCGAATGGATCGTGTTCCTTCTTCGATTTTCACCGTTCCTGCGGACGATCATCTCGCTCCCGGCGGGTCTCGCGCATATGCATATCGGCCGGTTCCTGCTGTTTACCTTCCTGGGCTCGCTGGTCTGGAACGGAGCGCTCATCGCGGGGGGCAGTTCCTTGGCGCATCTGATGACGCCGTACGAAACCGCCGCAGGATGGGTCGTGGGCGGGTTCCTGGGTGCTGGTGTGCTCTGGTATCTCTACCGGGTAATTACCTGGAAACCCCGCGTCGACGCCGGTTAG
- the rdgB gene encoding RdgB/HAM1 family non-canonical purine NTP pyrophosphatase — protein MTRRLGSGSLVIATHNAGKLKEIGALLEPYGVKCLSAGSLGLPEPAEIGTTFAQNALIKARAAAEASGLVALADDSGLSVAALDGRPGVYTADWAERQWFEGEPGRDWYMAMGKVEGMLQQQGADVDRSCAFHCVLALAWPDGEYAIYEGSVAGTLAWPPRGTMGFGYDPVFVPIGRDVTMAELDPAEKHAISHRADAFAKLVAEQFG, from the coding sequence ATGACCCGGCGTCTCGGTTCGGGCTCGCTGGTGATCGCCACGCACAATGCGGGAAAGCTCAAGGAAATCGGCGCATTGCTGGAGCCTTACGGGGTCAAATGCCTGTCTGCCGGATCGCTTGGCCTGCCCGAACCGGCCGAGATTGGGACGACCTTCGCCCAGAACGCGCTGATCAAGGCGCGCGCTGCGGCAGAGGCATCGGGCCTCGTGGCACTCGCGGATGACAGCGGGCTGTCCGTCGCCGCGCTGGACGGGCGGCCGGGGGTCTACACCGCCGACTGGGCCGAGCGGCAATGGTTCGAAGGCGAACCCGGGCGTGACTGGTACATGGCGATGGGCAAGGTCGAAGGAATGCTCCAGCAGCAGGGAGCCGACGTCGATCGATCCTGCGCATTCCATTGCGTGCTCGCGCTAGCTTGGCCTGATGGCGAATATGCGATCTACGAAGGCAGCGTGGCGGGCACTCTGGCCTGGCCCCCGCGCGGCACGATGGGTTTCGGCTATGATCCGGTGTTCGTGCCCATTGGCCGCGATGTGACGATGGCAGAGCTGGACCCGGCGGAGAAGCACGCGATCAGCCACCGTGCCGATGCTTTCGCCAAGCTGGTGGCGGAGCAATTCGGCTGA
- the grpE gene encoding nucleotide exchange factor GrpE, whose product MDENKDEPRTKAVDEEVAREMEGVPEHLRGEDDDGAGESLADALGKLKDDLEAAMQDVLYARAETQNVRRRLEKEIQDARNYAATGFARDILSIADNLSRALDHIPEELRESEKSKNFIAGIEATQRELEKVFTQNGITRIASTGMPLDPNQHQAMMEIPTADHEPGTIVQEMQAGYMLKDRLLRPAMVGVAKKPD is encoded by the coding sequence ATCGACGAGAACAAGGACGAACCGCGGACCAAGGCGGTCGACGAGGAAGTGGCACGCGAAATGGAGGGCGTTCCCGAGCACCTGCGCGGCGAAGACGACGACGGTGCAGGCGAGTCGCTCGCAGATGCGCTCGGCAAGCTGAAGGACGACCTCGAAGCGGCGATGCAGGACGTGCTCTACGCTCGTGCTGAAACACAGAATGTGCGTCGGCGACTCGAGAAGGAAATCCAGGACGCGCGCAACTACGCCGCGACCGGCTTTGCGCGCGATATCCTGAGCATTGCGGATAACCTCTCCCGGGCGCTCGACCATATTCCCGAGGAACTGCGCGAAAGCGAGAAGTCAAAGAACTTCATCGCCGGTATCGAAGCCACCCAGCGCGAGCTGGAGAAGGTGTTCACCCAGAATGGCATCACCCGCATCGCATCGACCGGCATGCCGCTCGATCCGAACCAGCACCAGGCGATGATGGAAATACCGACCGCGGATCACGAACCCGGTACCATCGTGCAGGAAATGCAGGCGGGCTACATGCTGAAGGACCGCTTGCTACGACCGGCCATGGTCGGCGTGGCCAAGAAGCCCGACTGA
- a CDS encoding penicillin-binding protein activator, protein MKRWTIDRRTIVTAGLAALLAGCSIIPKGAERPAPAPTPTAEPSDTVLPEDLTRHRIALLVPMSGDNGNVGLAIANATTMALLDTNASNLRITTYDTAAGVDAAAKQAVSEGNKLILGPLLGSNIPSVLSVARPANVPVISFSNDTNAAGPDVFVMGHVPEQSIMRTMQYVRNRGAQNFAILAPDGDYGVRAEEAMRRSVAAYGGNVVWTERYSRGNTSIVSAAERLKVHGGYDTVLIADGARLAEQAAAVLKPGGAGNTLLLGTELWSGESSVARATSMRGALFSAVSDARYKRFVDSYEARFGSQPYRIATLGYDAVLLTLRVARDWKVGTNFPLAALRSEDGFLGLDGAFRFARTGVVERAMEVREARAGSVVVVDNAPAKF, encoded by the coding sequence ATGAAGCGCTGGACAATCGACCGTCGGACAATCGTGACCGCGGGACTAGCCGCCCTGTTGGCGGGCTGTTCGATCATCCCCAAAGGTGCCGAGCGCCCGGCTCCGGCACCAACACCGACTGCCGAACCAAGCGACACAGTGCTGCCCGAAGACCTGACCCGTCATCGTATCGCGCTGCTCGTCCCGATGTCAGGCGACAACGGCAATGTGGGACTGGCCATCGCCAATGCGACGACCATGGCTTTGCTGGACACCAATGCCAGCAACCTACGCATAACGACCTATGATACTGCGGCCGGGGTCGATGCGGCGGCCAAGCAGGCGGTCAGCGAAGGCAACAAGCTGATTCTTGGACCGCTGCTGGGGAGCAACATCCCTTCGGTCCTATCGGTTGCGCGCCCCGCCAATGTGCCTGTGATCTCGTTCTCCAATGACACCAACGCTGCGGGCCCGGACGTCTTCGTGATGGGGCATGTGCCCGAACAGTCGATCATGCGGACTATGCAGTATGTCAGGAATCGCGGCGCCCAGAACTTCGCCATCCTTGCGCCCGATGGCGATTATGGCGTCCGGGCAGAAGAGGCCATGCGCCGATCGGTGGCTGCCTACGGTGGTAACGTGGTCTGGACCGAGCGCTATTCGCGAGGGAACACGTCGATCGTGAGTGCCGCTGAACGGCTCAAGGTACATGGTGGTTACGATACCGTCCTGATCGCCGACGGCGCTCGACTGGCAGAGCAGGCAGCCGCTGTGCTCAAGCCCGGCGGTGCAGGCAATACCCTGTTGCTCGGCACCGAATTGTGGAGCGGTGAAAGCTCGGTGGCCCGCGCCACATCGATGCGCGGCGCTTTGTTCTCCGCCGTTTCGGACGCGCGGTACAAGCGCTTTGTTGATAGCTATGAGGCTCGTTTCGGCAGCCAGCCCTACCGTATCGCGACGCTCGGTTACGACGCGGTGCTATTAACCCTCCGCGTCGCCCGCGATTGGAAGGTGGGCACCAACTTCCCGCTTGCCGCCCTGCGCAGCGAAGACGGCTTCCTGGGCCTTGATGGCGCATTCCGGTTCGCCCGGACCGGCGTGGTCGAGCGGGCAATGGAAGTGCGCGAAGCACGTGCCGGAAGTGTCGTGGTAGTGGACAACGCCCCCGCCAAGTTCTGA
- the rph gene encoding ribonuclease PH, which translates to MRPSGRPPDEMRAITIETGYTKHAEGSCLISFGETRVLCTASVEDRLPPWLRGKGEGWVTGEYSMLPRATHTRGQREAAKGKQSGRTQEIQRLIGRSLRAVVDLKRLGEHQITLDCDVLQADGGTRTASISGAWVALRLAVDGLLKSGAIKDDPITAKVAAISCGIYQGTPVLDLDYPEDSSADADANFVLIEGGKIAEAQATAEGAPYDEEGFLRLLRLAQIGCAQIFKAQDEATRK; encoded by the coding sequence ATGCGACCTTCCGGACGCCCGCCCGACGAAATGCGCGCCATCACCATCGAGACCGGCTACACCAAGCATGCAGAGGGTTCCTGCCTGATCAGCTTCGGGGAAACGCGCGTGTTGTGCACTGCGTCGGTCGAGGATCGACTGCCGCCCTGGCTGCGCGGCAAGGGTGAAGGCTGGGTCACCGGTGAATACTCCATGCTCCCGAGAGCTACCCACACGCGCGGCCAGCGCGAAGCTGCCAAGGGTAAGCAAAGCGGCAGAACGCAGGAAATCCAGCGCCTTATCGGCCGCAGCTTGCGTGCGGTGGTAGATCTCAAGCGCCTTGGCGAGCATCAGATCACGCTCGATTGCGACGTGCTGCAGGCCGACGGCGGAACGCGCACGGCATCGATCTCGGGCGCTTGGGTGGCATTGCGCCTGGCAGTAGACGGGCTGCTCAAGTCCGGTGCGATCAAGGATGACCCGATCACCGCCAAGGTCGCCGCGATTTCCTGCGGCATTTACCAGGGTACCCCGGTGCTCGACCTCGACTATCCCGAGGATAGCAGCGCCGATGCCGATGCGAACTTCGTCCTCATCGAAGGCGGCAAGATCGCCGAAGCGCAAGCCACGGCCGAAGGCGCTCCCTACGACGAAGAAGGCTTCCTGCGTCTCTTGCGCCTGGCGCAGATCGGCTGCGCACAGATCTTCAAGGCACAGGACGAGGCGACGCGAAAATGA
- the gshB gene encoding glutathione synthase translates to MPLRVAVQMDPLETINIAGDSSFALMLSAQTRGHEIWHYDVASLAYESDGTPQGRITAHAAPVTVQRVTGAHYTAGERRGIDLARDIDVILMRQDPPFHLGYISAAFLLDRLKGTTLVANDPREVVNAPEKMFVLDYARFMPPTLVARRLEDIREFQQKHGAVVVKPLHGNGGKAIFRIDAEGTNLSALSEVFNQTWPEPHMVQPFLPEVAEGDKRIVLIDGEFAGAINRFPGEGEFRSNLAQGGHAEATTLTAREEEICATMGPELKRRGLVFVGIDVIGGQWLTEINVTSPTGIVAIDKFNGTDTPGRIWDAIERRHANL, encoded by the coding sequence ATGCCGTTACGCGTCGCCGTCCAGATGGACCCGCTGGAGACCATCAATATCGCGGGCGATAGCTCGTTTGCCCTTATGCTCTCGGCGCAGACCCGCGGACATGAAATCTGGCACTACGACGTGGCATCGCTCGCCTATGAAAGCGATGGCACGCCCCAAGGCCGGATCACGGCCCACGCCGCCCCAGTGACGGTTCAGCGCGTGACAGGCGCTCACTACACGGCAGGCGAGCGCCGCGGAATCGACCTAGCCCGCGATATCGACGTGATCCTGATGCGTCAGGACCCACCGTTCCACCTGGGCTACATCAGCGCAGCATTCCTGCTCGATCGGCTCAAAGGCACCACGCTGGTAGCGAACGATCCGCGCGAGGTCGTCAACGCGCCCGAGAAGATGTTCGTGCTCGACTATGCGCGGTTCATGCCGCCGACGCTGGTCGCACGCAGGCTCGAGGATATTCGCGAGTTCCAGCAGAAGCATGGCGCCGTAGTGGTCAAGCCGCTCCACGGCAACGGCGGCAAGGCGATCTTCCGCATCGATGCGGAGGGCACCAACCTGTCTGCGCTGTCCGAAGTCTTCAATCAGACCTGGCCGGAACCGCACATGGTCCAGCCCTTCCTTCCCGAAGTGGCCGAAGGCGACAAGCGCATCGTACTGATCGACGGCGAATTTGCCGGGGCAATCAACAGGTTCCCTGGTGAAGGTGAATTCCGGTCGAACCTGGCCCAAGGCGGACATGCCGAAGCGACGACGTTGACGGCTCGCGAGGAAGAGATCTGCGCAACAATGGGGCCTGAGCTCAAGCGGCGGGGGCTGGTATTCGTAGGCATCGACGTAATCGGCGGCCAATGGCTGACCGAAATCAACGTCACCTCGCCAACCGGCATCGTCGCGATCGACAAGTTCAACGGCACCGACACGCCCGGTCGCATCTGGGACGCGATCGAGCGCAGGCACGCGAACCTGTAG